The Rhinolophus sinicus isolate RSC01 linkage group LG09, ASM3656204v1, whole genome shotgun sequence genome includes a window with the following:
- the TARP gene encoding T-cell receptor gamma alternate reading frame protein isoform X1 — protein MVTLRRYGEPDRNFGPEFSPKPTIFLPSMAEINHQEAGTYLCLLENFFPDVIKVHWKEKNSNTILESQQGTTMKTNDTYMKFSWLTLTANSMNKEHKCIVRHENNVNGVDQEILFPSMKKEIDGNNATEKACLKDQSGTLQLQLINTSAYYTYLLLLLKSVIYFAIVAFCLFKRIAVCGEGKSQ, from the exons ATAGAAACTTTGGTCCAGAATTCTCCCCCAAGCccactatttttcttccttcaatgGCTGAAATAAACCACCAAGAGGCTGGAACATATCTTTGTCTTCTTGAGAATTTTTTCCCTGATGTTATTAAGGTACATTggaaggaaaagaacagcaaTACCATTCTGGAATCCCAGCAGGGAACTACCATGAAGACTAACGACACATACATGAAATTCAGCTGGCTGACCCTGACTGCGAACTCAATGAATAAAGAGCACAAATGTATAGTCAGACACGAGAATAATGTAAATGGAGTTGATCAAGagattctttttccttcaatGAAGAAAG AGATCGATGGTAACAATGCTACAGAAAAAGCTTGTTTGAAAGATCAAAGTG GTACACTGCAGCTGCAGCTCATCAACACCTCTGCCTACTACACctacctcctcctcctgctcaAGAGCGTCATCTACTTTGCCATCGTCGCCTTCTGTCTGTTTAAGAGAATAGCAGTCTGCGGCGAGGGAAAGAGTCAGTAA
- the TARP gene encoding T-cell receptor gamma alternate reading frame protein isoform X2: MAEINHQEAGTYLCLLENFFPDVIKVHWKEKNSNTILESQQGTTMKTNDTYMKFSWLTLTANSMNKEHKCIVRHENNVNGVDQEILFPSMKKEIDGNNATEKACLKDQSGTLQLQLINTSAYYTYLLLLLKSVIYFAIVAFCLFKRIAVCGEGKSQ, encoded by the exons atgGCTGAAATAAACCACCAAGAGGCTGGAACATATCTTTGTCTTCTTGAGAATTTTTTCCCTGATGTTATTAAGGTACATTggaaggaaaagaacagcaaTACCATTCTGGAATCCCAGCAGGGAACTACCATGAAGACTAACGACACATACATGAAATTCAGCTGGCTGACCCTGACTGCGAACTCAATGAATAAAGAGCACAAATGTATAGTCAGACACGAGAATAATGTAAATGGAGTTGATCAAGagattctttttccttcaatGAAGAAAG AGATCGATGGTAACAATGCTACAGAAAAAGCTTGTTTGAAAGATCAAAGTG GTACACTGCAGCTGCAGCTCATCAACACCTCTGCCTACTACACctacctcctcctcctgctcaAGAGCGTCATCTACTTTGCCATCGTCGCCTTCTGTCTGTTTAAGAGAATAGCAGTCTGCGGCGAGGGAAAGAGTCAGTAA